In Citrus sinensis cultivar Valencia sweet orange chromosome 4, DVS_A1.0, whole genome shotgun sequence, one DNA window encodes the following:
- the LOC127901822 gene encoding uncharacterized protein LOC127901822, producing the protein MNKGFVSWTTAVYDSPNPMLRRQLWKHLDNLALSIQGPWLIGGDLNSILYASEKQGGATGQSGVCGLFRQWFDGNQLFNLKFKGPRFTWSRGFLFKRLDRALCNNEWLLKFADNSVLHLPKVASDHRPVLVRFERAECRQQGNRPFRFLASWLTHDHFNNFVKQTWDPKSYYSDAASLFVKKVQVWNREVFGNIFQRKRRLMARVIGIQAALENYSSRGLMRLEANLRKELEMVMGHEDIFLWQKSRNDWIMHGDRNTRFFHQKTIVRRRRNRIKAIQDNSGNWLYNEEEIRNCSGEVVHTMQRKTGKRGLMVIKVDLEKAYDRLNWSFIFDTLKLTGISIHLSRIIMECITTAKMSVLWNREITEEFSPGRGIRQGDPLSPYIFVLCIERLSHEASIDQAYIIDTVLENYCLKSEAKVNKSKTKVFFSKNVLARDAQLIGDALGFSATKDLGCYLGMPLIHSRVNKATYQSILDKVDMRLTGWNAAYLTFAGRVTSARLSFML; encoded by the exons ATGAATAAGGGTTTTGTGTCTTGGACAACGGCTGTTTACGATAGCCCAAATCCAATGCTACGAAGACAGCTGTGGAAGCATCTAGATAACCTTGCTCTTTCAATTCAAGGACCTTGGCTGATTGGTGGGGATTTGAATTCGATATTGTACGCTTCTGAAAAACAGGGGGGAGCTACAGGGCAGTCAGGAGTTTGTGGCTTGTTCCGGCAGTGGTTTGATGGTAATCAACTTTTCAACTTAAAGTTCAAAGGCCCACGGTTTACTTGGTCTCGtggatttcttttcaaaagattAGATAGAGCTCTTTGCAATAATGAGTGGCTATTAAAGTTTGCGGATAACTCAGTTCTCCATCTTCCGAAGGTTGCTTCAGATCATCGACCGGTGCTAGTTCGGTTTGAGAGAGCTGAATGTCGACAGCAAGGTAATAGGCCCTTTCGGTTCTTGGCTTCTTGGCTAACTCATgatcattttaataattttgttaagcAGACGTGGGACCCTAAATCTTACTATAGCGACGCTGCATCTCTTTTTGTCAAGAAGGTTCAAGTTTGGAATCGAGAGGTTTTTGGGAATATTTTTCAGCGGAAACGTCGATTAATGGCTCGGGTTATCGGGATTCAAGCAGCCTTGGAGAATTATAGTTCGAGAGGGTTAATGCGCCTAGAGGCCAATTTGCGGAAAGAATTGGAGATGGTGATGGGGCATGAGGATATTTTTTTGTGGCAAAAATCAAGAAACGACTGGATTATGCATGGGGACAGAAATACCAGGTTCTTTCACCAAAAAACTATTGTTCGCAGGAGGCGAAATAGAATTAAAGCCATCCAGGATAATTCGGGTAATTGGTTGTACAATGAGGAAGAAATCCGAAATTGCAGTGGG GAAGTGGTACATACTATGCAACGAAAAACTGGTAAGAGAGGGCTTATGGTTATCAAGGTGGATCTTGAGAAGGCGTATGATCGACTTAATTGGTCTTTTATCTTTGATACTCTCAAGCTAACTGGAATTTCGATTCATTTATCTAGGATCATCATGGAATGTATAACTACAGCTAAAATGAGTGTTCTGTGGAACAGAGAGATTACTGAGGAATTTTCTCCGGGGCGAGGAATCCGACAGGGCGATCCCCTGTCTCCCTATATTTTTGTTCTCTGCATTGAGCGTTTGAGCCATG AAGCCTCGATTGATCAAGCCTATATCATTGACACAGTTTTGGAGAATTATTGTCTGAAATCCGAAGCTAAGGTGAATAAGTCAAAAACCAAagtttttttctctaaaaatgTGCTAGCTAGAGATGCCCAGCTTATTGGTGATGCCTTGGGGTTTTCGGCTACGAAGGATTTGGGTTGTTATCTTGGAATGCCTTTAATTCATTCTCGGGTGAACAAAGCCACTTACCAATCAATTCTAGATAAGGTGGACATGCGGCTTACTGGTTGGAATGCGGCTTATTTAACCTTTGCTGGAAGAGTTACTTCGGCTCGTTTATCCTTCATGCTTTGA